From a region of the Helianthus annuus cultivar XRQ/B chromosome 5, HanXRQr2.0-SUNRISE, whole genome shotgun sequence genome:
- the LOC110940645 gene encoding 26S proteasome regulatory subunit 8 homolog A, translated as MASVDVAMKPSDSVDRDENCSSRSSTAKSGEGLRQYYLQHIHDAQLQVRQKTHNLNRLEAQRNELNSRVRMLKEELQLLQEPGSYVGEVVKVMGKSKVLVKVHPEGKYVVDIDKSIDITKITPSTRVALRNDSYVLHLVLPSKVDPLVNLMKVEKVPDSTYDMIGGLDQQIKEIKEVIELPIKHPELFESLGIAQPKGVLLYGPPGTGKTLLARAVAHHTDCTFIRVSGSELVQKYIGEGSRMVRELFVMAREHAPSIIFMDEIDSIGSARMESGSGNGDSEVQRTMLELLNQLDGFEASNKIKVLMATNRIDILDQALLRPGRIDRKIEFPNPNEDSRFDILKIHSRKMNLMRGIDLKKIAEKMNGASGAELKAVCTEAGMFALRERRVHVTQEDFEMAVAKVMKKETEKNMSLRKLWK; from the exons ATGGCGAGTGTCGATGTAGCCATGAAACCATCGGATTCAGTTGACAGAGATGAGAACTGTTCGTCAAGATCCTCAACGGCGAAATCAGGTGAAGGATTAAGGCAGTATTACCTGCAACATATTCACGATGCTCAGCTTCAGGTTCGCCAGAAGACTCATAATCTTAATCGGCTTGAAGCGCAGCGTAACGAGCTCAATTCTCGAG TCAGGATGCTTAAGGAAGAGTTGCAGCTGCTTCAAGAGCCAGGATCTTATGTTGGTGAAGTTGTTAAAGTAATGGGGAAATCCAAAGTACTAGTCAAG GTGCACCCAGAGGGCAAATACGTAGTTGATATAGACAAAAGCATTGATATTACTAAGATCACTCCATCAACCAGAGTAGCCCTTCGCAACGATAGCTATGTTCTTCATTTGGTTTTACCAAGCAAAGTTGACCCTCTGGTCAACCTTATGAAAGTTGAAAAAGTCCCTGATTCTACATACGACATGATTGGTGGGCTAGACCAGCAAATTAAGGAGATCAAAGAG GTTATCGAACTTCCAATCAAACATCCAGAGTTATTCGAGAGTCTCGGAATCGCTCAACCAAAG GGAGTTTTGTTATACGGGCCACCTGGCACAGGGAAGACCTTGTTGGCAAGAGCAGTGGCTCATCATACTGATTGTACTTTCATTAGGGTTTCTGGTTCTGAACTAGTACAGAAATACATTGGAGAGGGGTCTCGAATGGTCAGAGAACTTTTTGTTATGGCGAG GGAACATGCTCCATCTATCATATTTATGGATGAAATAGACAGTATTGGATCTGCTCGGATGGAATCTGGAAGTGGGAATGGTGATAGTGAAGTACAACGAACTATGCTCGAGCTTCTTAATCAGCTTGACGGTTTTGAAGCGTCAAACAAGATTAAG GTTTTGATGGCTACAAACCGtattgatatcctggatcaggcTCTTCTCAGGCCCGGGAGAATTGATAGGAAAATTGAATTCCCAAATCCCAATGAAGAT TCACGGTTTGATATTCTGAAAATTCATTCAAGAAAGATGAATTTAATGCGTGGCATTGATCTGAAGAAGATAGCTGAGAAAATGAATGGGGCTTCAGGGGCTGAGCTTAAG GCGGTTTGTACTGAAGCTGGAATGTTTGCTTTGAGGGAGAGGAGAGTCCACGTGACCCAGGAAGATTTTGAGATGGCAGTCGCCAAGGTTATGAAGAAGGAAACTGAGAAAAACATGTCGTTGCGCAAGCTTTGGAAGTAA